The Candidatus Rokuibacteriota bacterium genomic sequence ACTGGTAGAGCGGCAGGCCGCACTCGTCGGCGCCGGCGCGCGCGACGGCCAGCGACACGCCGAGGAGCGCGTTGGCGCCGAGGCCCGACTTGTTCGGCGTGCCGTCGAGCTCGAGCAGCGCGCGGTCCACGGCGGCCTGCTCCGTCGCCTCGAGGCCTTCGACCTCGGGGGCGATCGTCTCCGTCACGTTGCGCACCGCCTGGCGCACGCCCTTGCCGCCGTAGCGGGTGTCGTCGTCGTCGCGCAGCTCGACCGCCTCGCGCGTGCCGGTCGAGGCGCCCGAGGGCACCATGGCGCGGCCGAAGGCGCCCGAGTCGAGCCAGACTTCGACCTCGACCGTGGGATTGCCGCGCGAGTCGAGGACCTCGCGGGCGTGGACGGTGCGGATCTCGGACACGCTCAGGCCTTCCGCTCGATCATGAAGGTGCCGAGCTCCCTGAGCGGCTGAGATCGCGGCCCGAACGGAGCAAGGACGGCGTGCGCCTCGGCGACGAGGGCCTGCGCCCGGCGGCGGGAGGCTTCGATGCCGTGGACGGCCGGGTACGTCGCCTTCTGCTGCGCCTGGTCCTTGCCCGCCGTCTTGCCGAGCTCTTCCGTCGTCGCGGTGACGTCGAGGATGTCGTCCATGATCTGGAAGGCCAGCCCGAGGGCGCCGCCCACGACGCCGAGGGCGTCGAGCTGGGCCGGCGTCGCGCCCGACAGGATGGCGCCGGCGCGGATCGAGGCGCGGATCAGGGCGGCCGTCTTGTGGGTGTGGATGTAGTCCACCATCTCCGCGTCGGCCGGCTTGCCCTCGCACTCGATGTCGGCCACCTGTCCGCCGACCATGCCCGGGCTTCCCGCGGCGTCGGCGATCTCGACGAGGACGTCACGGAGCCGCGGCCCGTTCGACGTGGCCGGCACATTGTCGGCCAGCAGGCGGAACGCCAAGGTCAGCAGCGCGTCCCCCGCCAGGATGGCGAGGGCCTCTCCGAACACCTTGTGGTTGGTCGGCACGCCGCGGCGGAAGTCGTCGTTGTCCATGGCGGGCAGATCGTCGTGGATCAGCGAGTACGTGTGGATCATCTCCACGGCGCAGGCCGTCGGCATGACGTCGTCCGGCCTGCCGCCGACCGCCTCCGCGCCGGCGATGACGAGGACGGGGCGCAGGCGCTTGCCGCCGGCGAAGACGCTGTACCGCATGGCCCGGTGGAGCGTCTCGGGCGGCGCCGACTCGGCCGGCAGGAAGCGGCCGAGCGCCTGGTCGACGGCGCGGGCCCGCTCGACCATGTAGGCGGCGAGATCGAAGCTCACGGCTTACCGGTCTTCACGACTTGGCGACCTTCACGACTGGGCGTCCTTGTCCCACTCGAAGGGCTCGACCTTGAGCAGCCCCGACTCGTCCTTGGTGAGGAGCTCGATGCGCTTCTCGGCCTCCTCGAGGTACTTGGCGCAGCGGCGGGCGAGCGCGACGCCCTCTTCGAAGACCTTGAGCGACTGCTCGAGCGGCAGATCGCCGGCCTCGAGCTGGTCCACGATCTGTTCGAGCCGCTGGACCGCGTCCTCAAACTTGATGTCTTTCATCCCGTTCCTTGACGTCGGTCACGCGCGCTCCGAGCGCGCCTTGGTACAGGAGGATCTCGAGGGGGTCGCCCACGGCGACCTGCCCGGCGCTCCGCACGACGGCCCCCGAGGGCAGGCGCGTCAGGCTGTATCCGCGCGCCAGCACCCCCAGCGGCGAGAGGCTCTCGAGCCGGCCGACCGTCTCGGCGAAGCGGGAGCGCGACGCCTTCAGGCTGT encodes the following:
- a CDS encoding polyprenyl synthetase family protein; protein product: MVERARAVDQALGRFLPAESAPPETLHRAMRYSVFAGGKRLRPVLVIAGAEAVGGRPDDVMPTACAVEMIHTYSLIHDDLPAMDNDDFRRGVPTNHKVFGEALAILAGDALLTLAFRLLADNVPATSNGPRLRDVLVEIADAAGSPGMVGGQVADIECEGKPADAEMVDYIHTHKTAALIRASIRAGAILSGATPAQLDALGVVGGALGLAFQIMDDILDVTATTEELGKTAGKDQAQQKATYPAVHGIEASRRRAQALVAEAHAVLAPFGPRSQPLRELGTFMIERKA
- a CDS encoding exodeoxyribonuclease VII small subunit, which produces MKDIKFEDAVQRLEQIVDQLEAGDLPLEQSLKVFEEGVALARRCAKYLEEAEKRIELLTKDESGLLKVEPFEWDKDAQS